The Anopheles coluzzii chromosome 2, AcolN3, whole genome shotgun sequence genome window below encodes:
- the LOC120961191 gene encoding uncharacterized protein K02A2.6-like, which produces MKAIARSFVYCPSLDDDITGCVATCDACQAAAKSPRMSPTAPWPKPSAPWQRVHIDAGPIDGAYFLIAVDAFTKWPEIVKTASITSHSTIILLRGIFARFGPPVTLVSDNGTQFTSEVFKEFCDANGIEHITTAPFHPQSNGQAERFVDTFKRALKKIRIEKASLEEALDLFLQTYHSTPNPMLDQRTPAEVMFNRVHHLLRPSPSRESSANSGFPKWRPGDLVYAKTFRGNSWSSIAGEIIRSIGTVMYDVITTEQRRLRRHVNQLRRRTTVSRKQGERDEDNLPLQILLEEWGLPTEQSSTPLSEPSAPVPTSQPDVSASSPAAPVFREAAHPSLGVEDVNHQQARLPRRSSRSRRLPRRFSAYRLN; this is translated from the coding sequence ATGAAGGCGATAGCGCGCAGTTTCGTCTACTGTCCATCATTGGACGACGACATCACTGGCTGCGTCGCTACTTGCGATGCTTGCCAGGCCGCAGCAAAGTCTCCACGTATGTCTCCAACAGCGCCCTGGCCAAAACCATCAGCTCCCTGGCAGCGAGTGCACATCGACGCCGGACCAATCGATGGTGCATACTTCTTGATCGCAGTTGACGCCTTCACGAAGTGGCCCGAAATCGTGAAAACTGCAAGTATAACCTCACATTCCACAATCATTCTTTTGAGAGGAATATTTGCCAGATTCGGACCACCAGTCACACTGGTTAGCGACAACGGGACTCAGTTTACCAGTGAAGTCTTCAAGGAGTTCTGCGATGCTAACGGCATTGAACACATCACGACTGCACCGTTTCATCCCCAATCGAACGGCCAGGCCGAGCGGTTCGTGGATACCTTCAAGCGGGCCTTGAAGAAAATTCGAATCGAGAAGGCATCGCTTGAGGAGGCTTTGGATCTGTTCCTGCAAACATACCATTCCACCCCGAATCCAATGTTGGACCAACGCACGCCTGCCGAAGTCATGTTCAACCGGGTTCATCATCTGCTGCGGCCCTCACCATCACGGGAGTCTTCAGCGAATAGCGGTTTCCCCAAATGGCGTCCTGGAGATTTGGTTTACGCCAAAACATTTCGCGGCAATTCATGGAGTTCGATTGCAGGGGAGATCATCCGCAGCATCGGCACCGTAATGTACGATGTCATCACAACGGAGCAACGGAGGCTTCGGCGCCACGTGAATCAGCTCCGTCGTCGTACTACAGTCTCTAGGAAACAAGGAGAGCGGGATGAAGATAATCTGCCGCTACAGATCCTGTTAGAGGAGTGGGGTTTGCCCACGGAACAAAGCTCCACTCCCTTGTCCGAGCCATCAGCGCCTGTGCCCACATCGCAGCCGGATGTCTCAGCATCATCTCCGGCAGCCCCTGTGTTTCGGGAAGCAGCACATCCATCCTTGGGTGTCGAGGACGTCAACCACCAGCAGGCACGACTACCACGACGTTCTTCTAGGAGTAGAAGACTGCCTCGTAGGTTCAGCGCGTACCGGCTGAATTAA
- the LOC125908336 gene encoding zinc finger protein 853-like — MDEEQRRLSQHFEVPGPVFLQPVNDQPLLPNAPAMDQPTGVQPSTSQQLPSFQPATSQQAPSFQPATSQQAPLFPQATSQHPPSLSNSSANGEPSMIQLMQLLQHQMQQQQQMQQMQQQLMTKLMQQQQPVSQPVTASHTQQQFQPGPPNPEQILDALASNITEIRFEAEAGITFEAWYSRYEDLFINDAARIDDSAKVRLLMRKLGAMEHERSHNREAKINFWQG; from the exons ATGGATGAAGAGCAGCGAAGACTTTCGCAGCATTTCGAGGTTCCGGGACCGGTGTTTCTGCAACCGGTAAATGATCAGCCCCTCCTGCCCAACGCTCCTGCCATGGATCAGCCCACGGGAGTCCAACCATCGACAAGCCAGCAATTGCCATCGTTCCAGCCAGCGACAAGCCAGCAAGCGCCATCGTTCCAGCCAGCGACAAGCCAGCAAGCGCCATTGTTCCCGCAAGCCACAAGCCAGCACCCGCCATCGCTGTCGAATTCATCCGCAAACGGTGAGCCCTCAATGATCCAATTAATGCAACTTTTGCAACATCaaatgcaacagcaacagcaaatgcagcaaatgcagCAACAGTTGATGACAAAAttaatgcagcagcagcagccggtaTCACAACCGGTAacagcatcacacacacagcagcagttcCAGCCGGGTCCACCCAACCCGGAGCAAATCCTTGATGCATTGGCCAGTAACATCACTGAGATCCGCTTCGAGGCCGAAGCCGGAATCACGTTCGAGGCCTGGTACTCACGGTACGAGGATTTATTCATCAATGATGCTGCACGGATTGACGATTCCGCAAAGGTGAGGCTGCTCATGCGTAAGCTGGGTGCAATGGAGCACGAAAG AAGCCACAATCGAGAAGCTAAAATCAATTTTTGGCAAGGCTGA